Proteins from one Sabethes cyaneus chromosome 2, idSabCyanKW18_F2, whole genome shotgun sequence genomic window:
- the LOC128737433 gene encoding zinc finger protein 8-like, which yields MENILLKEAIIMANSNNMCRLCLSANGITEPICYDQRDQFLLQKIYECTTLQISPLNGIPSSLCTICKARLDEFYQFRWQCIKNDEIIRRIADNFPKQQQQPSPPQPATPEIGHHNPKQEIVETNAASGEPQLQSVDDSSEFSTNRRSETPGRYPQPEHVSPGRSDPTTYGINQHNHNHHNQYNVGGTTSSNVTSVEGVHPVNFPPDAKYPVPQTAVHQFQFTDFRRKRGRPPKQKYDQYHHPVVKYGENSIDDIKTQHSLDCSDSSNTMIDEPETILAYSDSSRGGAGEYQQPIVYGGWPSQPKIKLEQSDQQTTRYDEQHSEHNSTEDRQEHEHEEYLKHLSNNTTQTVMTPEGYVKRSRGRPPREGGCPNQDRTEYRFQCQYCDARFKAAINLKLHTNTHTGERPYKCQLCDKSFAHPSNLSVHSKLHSQGRVKRDGGPSEKKFQCPYCHTLFALAFQLKIHINTHTGQKPYVCKNCGKGFAQPSNLHVHVKKHCHKRTEYETMIVGQPATQQQESLTPDSSIATQPSYHALPLHHQHTLPPRTAHQQQHSPHLAPEAATISGHILPSHHPQHLVAAPGPSTTLEHPQQQQHDTPPASSAQSLSLAIPSVMLV from the exons atggaaaatattctgcTAAAGGAAGCAATAATCATGGC CAACAGCAATAATATGTGTCGTTTGTGCTTATCGGCCAATGGGATTACCGAGCCTATTTGCTACGACCAGCGTGACCAATTCTTGCTGCAGAAAATCTACGAGTGTACTACGCTGCAA ATTTCTCCTCTGAATGGCATTCCCTCATCATTGTGCACCATCTGTAAGGCGCGTCTGGACGAGTTCTATCAGTTCCGCTGGCAGTGCATAAAAAACGATGAAATAATTCGCAGAATAGCCGACAACTTCCcgaagcaacagcaacagccatCACCACCACAACCGGCAACCCCGGAAATCGGTCATCATAATCCCAAGCAAGAGATAGTCGAAACTAATGCTGCTAGTGGCGAACCACAGCTACAATCGGTGGACGATTCTTCCGAGTTTAGCACTAACAGAAGGTCTGAGACACCTGGTAGGTATCCGCAACCGGAGCACGTATCTCCAGGACGTTCTGATCCGACCACCTACGGAATTAACCAACATAATCACAATCATCATAATCAATACAACGTTGGCGGTACAACTTCTTCCAACGTTACTTCCGTCGAGGGTGTCCATCCGGTGAACTTTCCTCCGGATGCTAAATATCCAGTACCCCAAACTGCGGTACATCAGTTCCAATTTACGGATTTTCGGAGGAAGCGTGGCCGTCCTCCCAAGCAGAAATACGATCAATATCACCACCCTGTCGTGAAATACGGCGAGAATTCTATTGACGATATCAAAACGCAACATTCGTTGGATTGTTCAGACTCCAGCAACACGATGATCGATGAACCTGAAACCATACTTGCTTACAGCGATAGTTCTAGGGGTGGAGCTGGAGAGTATCAACAGCCGATAGTTTACGGTGGATGGCCTTCACAAccgaaaattaaacttgaacaaTCGGACCAACAAACTACTCGGTACGATGAGCAGCATTCGGAGCACAATTCCACCGAAGATCGCCAAGAGCATGAACACGAAGAGTACTTGAAACATTTATCCAACAATACAACACAGACCGTAATGACGCCGGAAGGCTACGTGAAACGCAGCCGTGGTCGACCACCACGGGAGGGAGGTTGTCCGAATCAGGATCGAACCGAATACCGCTTCCAGTGCCAATACTGCGATGCCAGATTCAAGGCAGCCATCAATTTAAAATTGCATACCAACACACATACTGGGGAGCGACCATACAAATGCCAATTATGCGACAAATCGTTTGCTCATCCTAGCAATTTAAGCGTTCATTCTAAGCTGCACTCACAAGGACGGGTTAAACGAGATGGTGGCCCATccgaaaaaaagtttcaatgtCCCTACTGTCACACACTGTTCGCCCTAGCGTTTCAGTTGAAAATCCATATCAACACTCATACCGGTCAAAAACCTTACGTTTGTAAAAACTGTGGTAAAGGATTTGCCCAACCGAGCAATTTGCATGTTCACGTGAAAAAACATTGCCATAAACGAACCGAGTACGAAACGATGATCGTAGGTCAGCCAGCAACTCAACAGCAAGAATCACTGACGCCGGACTCTTCAATAGCGACGCAACCAAGCTATCATGCGCTACCGCTACACCATCAACATACTTTACCGCCCAGAACGGCACATCAACAACAGCACTCTCCGCATCTTGCTCCAGAAGCAGCAACCATCTCTGGTCACATTCTACCGTCACATCATCCTCAACACCTGGTGGCTGCACCGGGACCTTCGACGACGCTCGAACATCCCCAACAACAGCAACATGATACTCCGCCAGCCAGCTCCGCTCAATCGCTTTCACTGGCAATACCGTCGGTTATGTTGGTTTAG
- the LOC128737815 gene encoding myosin-2 heavy chain — translation MLKMSFSKAKLKRFNDVPVVSSPSPFVEPKEKEPTKKSKKDGKIKMGSLDAESIKTTKSALSLFRTPSLPRRLKFKHISDLTPKKSSSKGEPTEKNRRQLDLVALETKPLEKGVDCGTQKLPPIVQLYNKIDVNKEALQRAREENDQLKVRVQQLQAEKQCAEMERCNLLAEKDNQIMLLERELTSITKADELLQQIAEGCLEKVKQNEQEIKELHRDYERKLDDVHDSKVKLEMKYEELELKYNTLLDDYIVAEGETYLLNEELMAMREILEAHDLELQRKIEELKAMEQTLQKFSRDSEELKDQVNYFRAQAEEDMMRYVEESRVTIRDIDDLKKENQTLLAQLSEKNTIVEAMQEELNENQFQMDEIRDDLRNDFNQELSAVIKKYEQQLATTNEVNEMKIRECESIFVLEKSKLIKEQTDKIKKLEKNHLREIEQIGEQAEEKIRIAEVQSEERIKALELSIQSSIANALAKEKLVWQKELDKCQKIAETEIMQCEFEKRDLKALWEASNEVIKEHENKINELDRKLRTEMGTNGKTKDEYEAELKEAKKENSRLQTEKYNYQLTLNNTRSTVNILMERLKKSDSDVELLKSELDALLKSKSEMETENNKLREEMDEYRRVLTALRLSSTQLEKEMRDKEEVFEKIMTSEEDAIMTVSQIGKLFSDKMEESISRYLDMYDELKKKYEAREAYIQDMKTLLDEFATGIELARIELDTKDKKIFELENENKDIKLENMTFRFKCEQFEKYQNEERRSQSTPEMPNRTEDEQLVSNFLIENIINQLEKEGGSHALNSEHIELFQEVIECDTTKDEARMAELNEKLKSTEEKLKIVEQFAKETSDKYTELLENQNNRQKMKSIEGSKDHQQLKAKIAKLQEVNKKQENTIAGLQQQLSCYDSPQKLNVSGKLYGGVGSPKTPKKLIASPYPGKENRSPATIAVYSPRTNALRPRNN, via the exons TCGTTTCATCTCCTTCACCGTTTGTCGAACCAAAAGAAAAGGAGCCCACCAAAAAGTCGAAGAAAGATGGAAAAATCAAGATGGGCAGCCTGGACGCCGAGTCCATTAAGACCACAAAAAGTGCTCTTAGCTTGTTTAGAACG CCATCGCTACCACGGCGACTAAAGTTCAAACACATCTCGGACTTGACGCCGAAGAAATCTTCCTCCAAAGGTGAGCCCACGGAAAAGAACCGCCGGCAGTTGGATCTCGTTGCGCTGGAAACGAAACCCCTGGAAAAGGGCGTTGATTGTGGCACCCAAAAGTTACCGCCGATTGTTCAACTATACAACAAGATTGACGTCAATAAGGAGGCACTGCAGCGTGCACGGGAAGAGAACGACCAGCTGAAGGTACGGGTTCAACAGTTGCAGGCTGAAAAACAATGTGCCGAGATGGAGCGCTGCAACCTGTTGGCCGAGAAAGACAATCAGATCATGCTGCTGGAGCGGGAGTTGACCAGTATCACCAAGGCCGACGAATTACTGCAGCAGATTGCTGAAGGTTGCCTGGAGAAGGTGAAACAGAACGAGCAAGAGATAAAGGAGCTGCATCGGGATTATGAGAGAAAACTTGACGATGTGCATGATTCAAAGGTGAAATTAGAAATGAAATACGAGGAACTGGAACTGAAGTATAACACACTGCTTGATGACTACATAGTGGCTGAGGGGGAAACTTATTTATTGAACGAAGAACTGATGGCAATGCGTGAGATTTTGGAAGCGCATGATTTGGAATTGCAGAGGAAAATAGAAGAACTGAAGGCGATGGAGCAAACTTTacagaagttcagccgggatagtGAGGAACTGAAAGATCAGGTAAATTATTTCCGTGCTCAAGCTGAAGAAGATATGATGCGGTACGTGGAGGAAAGTCGGGTCACTATTCGTGATATCGATGAtctgaaaaaagaaaatcaaacaCTACTAGCTCAGCTGAGCGAGAAAAATACTATTGTTGAGGCGATGCAGGAAGAGTTGAACGAAAATCAGTTCCAAATGGACGAGATAAGAGATGACTTGAGAAACGATTTCAACCAGGAGCTCAGCGCCGTAattaaaaaatacgaacaacAACTCGCGACGACCAACGAAGTGAACGAGATGAAAATTAGAGAGTGTGAGTCGATATTCGTTCTCGAGAAATCTAAGTTGATCAAAGAACAAACAGATAAAATTAAGAAACTGGAGAAAAATCACTTGAGGGAGATCGAACAAATTGGCGAGCAAGCTGAGGAGAAAATCCGAATAGCGGAGGTGCAAAGTGAAGAACGCATCAAAGCTCTAGAGCTCTCGATTCAAAGTTCGATAGCGAACGCATTGGCAAAGGAGAAATTAGTTTGGCAAAAAGAGTTAGACAAATGCCAAAAAATTGCCGAAACAGAAATCATGCAGTGCGAGTTCGAGAAACGTGATCTGAAAGCTTTGTGGGAAGCTTCCAACGAGGTGATCAAAGaacatgaaaacaaaattaacgAGTTGGACAGAAAATTGCGAACTGAAATGGGTACTAATGGCAAAACAAAGGATGAATACGAAGCAGAACTTAAGGAAGCGAAAAAGGAAAATTCTCGCTTACAAACGGAAAAGTACAACTATCAGCTAACGCTCAACAACACTCGATCGACGGTAAACATTCTAATGGAACGTCTGAAGAAGTCAGATAGCGACGTGGAACTCCTAAAATCAGAGCTTGATGCCTTGCTGAAAAGCAAATCAGAAATGGAAACCGAAAACAATAAACTGCGAGAGGAGATGGATGAATACCGACGGGTTTTAACGGCGCTTCGCTTGTCCTCTACCCAGTTGGAAAAAGAAATGCGTGATAAGGAGGAagtgtttgaaaaaatcatgactTCTGAAGAGGACGCGATAATGACGGTTTCACAAATCGGTAAATTGTTTAGCGATAAAATGGAAGAAAGCATATCTCGATACCTGGACATGTACGACGAACTAAAGAAAAAGTATGAGGCCCGCGAAGCTTACATTCAGGACATGAAGACACTGCTTGATGAGTTTGCAACCGGCATTGAACTGGCTCGAATCGAGTTGGATACCAAGGATAAGAAAATCTTCGAGctagaaaatgaaaataaggACATCAAGCTGGAAAACATGACATTCAGGTTCAAATGTGAACAGTTTGAGAAATATCAGAACGAAGAGAGGCGCTCGCAGTCAACACCGGAAATGCCAAACCGAACGGAAGACGAGCAGTTGGTTTCCAATTTTTTGATTGAAAACATCATCAACCAGCTGGAAAAGGAAGGAGGAAGCCACGCCCTGAACAGTGAACATATCGAGCTATTTCAGGAGGTTATTGAATGTGATACCACTAAAGATGAAGCTCGAATGGCCGAGTTAAACGAAAAA CTCAAGTCAACAGAAGAGAAGCTGAAAATCGTGGAACAATTCGCTAAAGAAACCTCTGACAAATACACCGAGCTGCTGGAAAATCAGAACAATCGGCAGAAGATGAAAAGTATCGAAGGCAGCAAGGATCACCAGCAGTTGAAAGCG aaaattgcaaaacttCAGGAAGTCaacaaaaaacaggaaaacaccATAGCCGGACTGCAGCAACAACTTTCGTGTTATGATTCACCGCAGAAGTTGAACGTGTCAGGCAAACTGTACGGTGGTGTTGGCAGTCCCAAAACTCCCAAGAAGCTGATTGCTTCGCCTTATCCCGGCAAAGAGAACCGCTCACCAGCGACGATTGCCGTCTACAGTCCTCGGACGAATGCGTTGCGTCCTAGAAATAACTGA